The Enterococcus sp. 7F3_DIV0205 genome has a window encoding:
- the guaD gene encoding guanine deaminase, which produces MFKFVVKGTAFSSIDSKNVKVFDNSLFCISEEGTISKIISSEDKEYESTIQEYSVKNKLQEVGKDQFILPGFIDLHIHAPQWAQAGTALDLPLYEWLNTYTFPLEAKFSDAQFANKVYSDLVSQLIKNGTTTALYFATVHRKSSLRLAEICSEKGQRGLVGKVVMDDQEQNPEYYRDATAATALAETELFIQEVLELNKQTPQGVYPVVTPRFIPSCTDDSLKGLGALAAKYDVHIQSHCSESDWAHSFVQERFGKNDAFALNDFGLLTEKAVMAHCGFLADEDMRLFSEKGTAVAHCPISNAYFGNAVTPVAKLVNEYHVETGLGSDISGGFSPSLFDNIRQAVISSRMLEDGVDKNCCSEKRGVSGSSITLNEAFYLATAGGGESLSLPIGKLAVGYAWDVQIIDSKKLPIFSDKEPLMEVFQKLLYLSRPESIVEVWIQGKKVHDQTITKQEVQE; this is translated from the coding sequence TTGTTTAAATTTGTTGTAAAAGGAACTGCATTTTCAAGTATTGATTCAAAAAATGTAAAAGTGTTTGATAACTCTCTGTTTTGTATTTCAGAGGAGGGGACGATTAGTAAGATTATTTCTTCGGAAGATAAAGAATATGAATCGACAATTCAAGAATATTCAGTAAAAAATAAGCTTCAGGAAGTAGGGAAAGACCAATTCATTTTACCAGGTTTTATTGATCTTCATATCCATGCACCCCAATGGGCACAAGCTGGAACGGCACTTGATTTGCCTTTATATGAATGGTTGAATACGTATACGTTTCCACTAGAAGCAAAATTTTCAGATGCTCAATTTGCAAATAAGGTGTATTCTGACCTAGTTTCGCAATTAATAAAAAATGGTACGACCACTGCGTTATATTTTGCAACGGTCCACCGAAAAAGTAGTTTGAGATTAGCAGAAATCTGCAGTGAAAAAGGTCAAAGAGGTTTAGTTGGTAAAGTTGTGATGGATGATCAAGAACAAAATCCTGAATATTATCGTGATGCAACAGCGGCTACAGCTCTAGCAGAAACAGAATTATTTATCCAAGAGGTATTAGAATTAAACAAGCAAACACCTCAGGGAGTGTATCCAGTTGTGACACCTCGCTTTATTCCAAGTTGTACAGATGATTCGCTAAAAGGATTGGGAGCATTAGCTGCTAAATATGATGTACACATTCAGTCTCATTGCAGTGAAAGTGACTGGGCGCACTCATTCGTTCAAGAACGCTTTGGGAAAAATGATGCATTTGCGCTAAATGATTTTGGGTTACTGACAGAAAAAGCGGTTATGGCTCATTGTGGTTTTCTAGCAGATGAGGATATGAGATTATTTTCTGAAAAAGGAACAGCTGTTGCTCATTGCCCTATTTCAAACGCCTACTTCGGTAATGCAGTGACGCCAGTAGCTAAATTAGTGAATGAATACCATGTAGAAACAGGTTTAGGAAGTGATATTTCAGGTGGTTTCTCACCTAGTTTGTTTGATAATATCAGACAAGCTGTGATATCTTCTCGAATGTTGGAAGATGGTGTTGATAAAAATTGCTGCAGTGAAAAGCGTGGTGTCTCAGGATCAAGTATTACCTTAAATGAAGCCTTTTATCTGGCGACAGCTGGCGGTGGCGAATCATTGAGTTTACCGATAGGGAAATTAGCTGTTGGTTATGCCTGGGATGTTCAAATTATCGACAGTAAAAAATTACCGATTTTTTCTGATAAGGAACCATTAATGGAGGTTTTCCAAAAGCTCCTCTACTTATCACGACCTGAAAGCATTGTTGAAGTATGGATTCAAGGGAAAAAAGTGCATGATCAAACTATAACGAAACAAGAGGTGCAGGAATAA
- a CDS encoding MBL fold metallo-hydrolase — MLKIERIQTGVIQENCYLIYNETNLLIIDPGADADKIAALIKKTGKKPIAILLTHTHYDHIGAVEELRHQYAIPVYVSPLEQEWLSNPILNLSGAGRHSDIADIIVQPAEVEFELTDYNLGGIKFSVVPTPGHSIGSVSLVFDDFVVTGDALFKGSIGRSDLHTGDMQQLLHSIRTYLFTLPDEFPAYPGHGDATTIEHEKKTNPFFN, encoded by the coding sequence ATGCTGAAAATCGAACGAATCCAAACGGGTGTTATCCAAGAAAATTGTTACTTAATTTATAACGAAACCAACCTTTTGATTATCGATCCAGGAGCTGATGCAGATAAGATAGCAGCACTAATCAAAAAAACTGGGAAAAAACCAATTGCTATTTTATTAACACATACACATTATGACCATATAGGAGCCGTTGAAGAACTTCGTCATCAATACGCCATTCCTGTGTATGTTAGTCCACTAGAACAAGAATGGTTATCAAACCCGATTTTAAACCTATCTGGAGCAGGTCGTCATAGTGATATCGCTGATATCATTGTCCAACCAGCTGAAGTAGAATTCGAACTAACGGATTACAACTTAGGCGGTATCAAATTTTCTGTGGTGCCTACACCTGGACATTCAATCGGCAGTGTGAGTTTGGTTTTTGATGATTTCGTTGTCACAGGAGATGCTTTATTCAAAGGCAGTATCGGCAGAAGCGACCTGCACACAGGTGATATGCAGCAACTACTTCATAGTATTAGAACCTATCTTTTTACATTGCCCGATGAATTCCCTGCCTACCCTGGACATGGTGATGCCACAACGATCGAACATGAGAAGAAAACAAATCCTTTTTTCAACTAG
- a CDS encoding PadR family transcriptional regulator: MIGSDAIRGYNDTFILSVLQEGDSYGYAISKRITEISENNYSIKETTLYSAFNRLEKNGFIESFPGQITHGKKRTYYKITPSGKTYLEEKIAEWILTKRVVERFIKEEK; this comes from the coding sequence ATGATCGGCAGTGATGCAATAAGAGGCTACAATGACACGTTCATTCTATCTGTATTACAGGAAGGTGATTCATATGGGTACGCCATATCTAAGAGAATCACTGAGATTTCTGAAAACAATTATTCAATTAAAGAAACGACTTTGTACTCAGCTTTTAATCGTTTAGAAAAAAATGGCTTTATCGAATCATTTCCTGGACAAATCACACATGGGAAAAAAAGAACGTACTATAAAATAACACCATCTGGGAAAACGTATTTAGAAGAAAAGATAGCAGAGTGGATACTGACTAAAAGAGTCGTAGAGCGTTTTATTAAGGAGGAAAAATAA
- the guaC gene encoding GMP reductase — protein sequence MKVFDYEDVQLIPNKCIVNSRSECDTVVKLGKHTFKMPVVPANMQTIIDEDIAEFLAKNDYFYIMHRFDEKARIPFIEKMNAKGLITSISVGVKEAEYGFVEELAERNLVPDYVTIDIAHGHSNAVINMIQHLKKHLPDTFVIAGNVGTPEAVRELENAGADATKVGIGPGKVCITKIKTGFGTGGWQLAALRWCAKAARKPIIADGGIRTPGDVAKSVRFGATMVMIGSLFAGHEESPGETKVENGIVYKEYFGSASEFQKGEKKNVEGKKIWIQHKGSLADTLVEMQQDLQSSISYAGGRDLEAIRKVDYVIVKNSIFNGDTI from the coding sequence ATGAAAGTTTTTGATTACGAAGATGTCCAGTTGATTCCAAACAAATGTATCGTGAACAGCCGTTCTGAATGTGATACAGTGGTGAAATTAGGTAAGCATACCTTTAAAATGCCAGTCGTTCCTGCGAATATGCAGACGATTATTGATGAAGATATTGCGGAGTTTTTAGCAAAAAATGATTATTTTTATATTATGCATCGTTTTGATGAGAAGGCCCGAATTCCATTTATTGAAAAAATGAATGCTAAAGGCTTGATTACGTCTATCAGTGTAGGGGTCAAAGAAGCAGAATATGGATTTGTAGAAGAATTGGCTGAACGCAATTTAGTTCCTGATTATGTCACTATCGACATTGCGCATGGTCATTCAAATGCTGTAATCAATATGATCCAGCATCTTAAAAAACATTTACCAGACACCTTTGTTATCGCTGGAAATGTGGGAACTCCTGAAGCTGTTCGTGAATTAGAAAATGCTGGAGCAGATGCGACGAAAGTTGGAATTGGTCCAGGAAAAGTATGTATTACAAAAATTAAAACGGGATTTGGAACTGGTGGTTGGCAATTGGCTGCATTACGATGGTGCGCAAAAGCTGCCAGAAAACCAATTATTGCAGATGGTGGAATTCGTACCCCTGGAGATGTTGCGAAATCAGTTCGTTTTGGTGCAACTATGGTGATGATCGGTTCTCTATTTGCAGGACATGAAGAATCTCCTGGTGAAACAAAAGTCGAAAACGGTATTGTCTATAAAGAATACTTCGGCAGTGCTTCTGAATTTCAAAAAGGTGAAAAGAAAAATGTTGAAGGTAAAAAGATTTGGATTCAACATAAAGGAAGCTTAGCAGATACATTAGTGGAAATGCAGCAAGATTTACAATCTTCGATTTCTTATGCTGGAGGTCGTGATCTTGAAGCAATTCGTAAAGTAGATTACGTGATCGTGAAAAACTCTATTTTCAATGGCGATACAATTTAA
- a CDS encoding histidine phosphatase family protein, with protein sequence MNEPTTLYIIRHGKTMFNTIGRTQGWSDTPLTKEGEKVIHYLGLGLRNVDFKEAYSSDSGRAMQTARIILQEHQNGADIPYGTDSRIREWCFGSLDGGYDGELWGVVPRILAFKNYEDMMTNRISYKDLADAIIAADTANWAEPYEKIRERVWNGFEDIAHHREKNGGGNVMIVSHGLTISFLMSLIDNSLPMQIGLENGSVTKLIYENGKFTIDTVNDTHYIDNGRELTFTK encoded by the coding sequence ATGAATGAACCAACAACGCTTTATATTATCCGCCATGGTAAAACAATGTTCAACACGATTGGCAGAACCCAAGGCTGGTCAGATACCCCTTTAACTAAGGAAGGTGAAAAAGTCATACATTATTTAGGTCTTGGCCTTCGTAATGTAGATTTCAAAGAGGCTTACTCTAGTGATAGCGGTCGTGCTATGCAAACAGCACGTATTATTTTACAAGAACATCAAAACGGAGCTGATATTCCTTACGGCACAGACAGCCGTATTCGTGAATGGTGCTTTGGTTCTCTAGATGGTGGTTATGATGGAGAACTTTGGGGCGTCGTTCCAAGAATTTTAGCTTTTAAAAACTATGAAGACATGATGACCAATAGAATTAGTTATAAAGATTTAGCTGATGCTATTATCGCTGCAGATACAGCAAATTGGGCAGAACCTTATGAAAAAATCCGCGAACGGGTTTGGAATGGCTTTGAAGATATTGCCCACCATCGCGAAAAAAACGGTGGCGGTAATGTCATGATCGTATCTCATGGATTGACGATTTCATTTTTAATGTCTTTAATCGACAATAGCTTGCCCATGCAGATTGGACTTGAAAATGGCAGCGTAACAAAACTGATCTATGAAAATGGTAAATTTACCATTGATACAGTTAACGATACTCATTATATCGATAATGGACGTGAGCTTACATTCACTAAATAA
- a CDS encoding permease prefix domain 1-containing protein, with amino-acid sequence MKTIQDYIESLFLGIAETDQTKQLKEDLLASAEDRYEDLKKQGKSENEAIGAVISEFGSIDELVEEMNIKQDFMDERGYELNEITINESVDYLKIHHRAATLIGLGVTIIMLGVAAFFASMALYGEMIAEGFGLLFIFLGAAVGVPLFIIAGTSIANTNKKLDDRFIPIQVKNEIKKRKDAFQRSFIFCMVAGVVLCILAVIPVVFFTTVYEEEFFGIACLLLLASFGVFFFIFGGVIMGSFTKMLEQTYFISDEGELGPRAKAERDSKRPAWLLTLEKIYWPIIVAIFLLQGFLFGNWGTNWSIFPVAGIAFWVIESIFSKNK; translated from the coding sequence ATGAAAACTATTCAAGACTATATCGAAAGTTTGTTCTTAGGCATAGCAGAAACCGATCAAACAAAACAATTAAAAGAGGACTTACTAGCAAGTGCAGAAGATCGCTATGAAGACTTAAAGAAACAAGGAAAATCTGAAAATGAAGCAATCGGAGCAGTGATTTCAGAGTTTGGATCGATCGATGAACTAGTTGAGGAAATGAATATCAAGCAAGATTTTATGGATGAAAGAGGGTATGAACTAAACGAGATTACGATAAACGAGTCAGTTGATTACCTAAAGATCCACCACAGAGCAGCAACGTTGATAGGCTTAGGTGTGACAATCATTATGTTAGGTGTTGCGGCCTTTTTCGCTAGTATGGCATTGTATGGTGAAATGATTGCAGAAGGATTTGGGTTACTATTTATTTTTCTGGGCGCAGCAGTGGGTGTTCCATTGTTCATTATTGCAGGAACGAGTATAGCGAATACGAACAAGAAATTAGATGATCGCTTTATTCCGATTCAAGTGAAAAATGAAATAAAAAAAAGAAAAGATGCGTTTCAGCGTTCCTTTATTTTTTGCATGGTAGCTGGAGTCGTGTTATGTATTTTAGCTGTAATTCCTGTTGTCTTTTTTACAACCGTCTATGAAGAAGAGTTTTTCGGCATTGCTTGCTTATTATTATTAGCTTCATTTGGTGTTTTTTTCTTTATTTTTGGTGGAGTTATCATGGGAAGCTTTACTAAAATGCTGGAACAGACATATTTCATTTCGGATGAAGGGGAGTTAGGACCTCGCGCAAAAGCAGAACGCGACAGTAAAAGACCAGCGTGGTTGCTAACGCTTGAAAAGATTTATTGGCCAATCATTGTTGCCATATTTTTATTACAAGGATTTTTGTTTGGCAATTGGGGCACAAACTGGTCGATTTTTCCTGTAGCGGGAATTGCGTTTTGGGTGATAGAAAGTATTTTTAGTAAAAATAAATAA
- a CDS encoding DEAD/DEAH box helicase family protein yields the protein MTILTDKKVTWREYQKQLIAQLPKYKSNHSIHFVAPPGSGKTYLGIEIIRQLDKKTLILVPSLVLKQQWIDTIQTIFLKNASDQAAISDSIEIVKEITIETYQTIYSRLTNDPEFLAREKIDVLVLDEAHHLKKSWGETLLNLKAAVPRLLTVSLTATPPYDATIQEWTQYQLLNGPIDEEISIPSLIKEDVLAPHQDYLYLVSAPIGIVDQYETFIQKQAEVVENIAASTEIADYLLQQPFIQYPKAQEEFIYQAFDIYLSSLLFLQLHGYQLEEEHWLLLGVTKSQGEKGQFPTFEKQHMIDLLVYLYESAPELCIFDYLEKEGWVSQKQLQLFPDFSESLLSQAPIEKKEAICRILLCEYEKLGSELSVLVLTNFIKKDVLLGKNGELEYGLVPIFDSLVPFFKEELGVAAVCGEFLIIPKKLAADFFEVSIKSSIHPYFEEYCVVYPHEQKRSTALSILTRLISERVIQLLIGTSSLLGEGWDCPEINTVVLANQSVSFVQTQQLRGRGLRIDGSNKTTNIWHLAVVIPELEYAKQIDVGRIMKRMGYVCGLTFETQPSIESGIERFNLLDLCSGKEIAVYNREMLFWSGERKQLAHLWKYALEKGSRLTMPLIVRKDPQLGHRETKPFVVMQSVTENIGQKSRYHWIGITALSVVGILSQIVNPLMGSLILGLDGVAIVCVINKEKISKTYLAYNKKKIWKKEMMNIRYLALSVIETFINLGLTEADALSRLIIEEADQECRCFIDQAKYQEEHLFHTVMKEVLSEVKNPRYFLYTKTSKIIGVPELFARNKKSAELFQKAINQNFSIKSELIYSRNVEGRKKLVQAKMSKTNLVQDFSKNESIQKSIWV from the coding sequence ATGACGATTTTAACGGATAAAAAGGTTACGTGGCGTGAATATCAAAAACAACTGATTGCTCAATTGCCGAAATATAAGTCCAATCATTCTATTCATTTTGTTGCGCCACCTGGATCTGGTAAAACGTATTTAGGGATTGAAATCATTCGACAATTAGATAAAAAGACATTGATTTTAGTACCTTCTTTAGTGTTAAAACAGCAGTGGATTGATACGATTCAAACCATTTTCTTGAAAAACGCCTCTGATCAAGCAGCTATTTCTGATTCAATCGAAATAGTCAAAGAGATTACAATTGAGACTTATCAGACGATTTATAGTCGACTTACAAATGATCCAGAATTTTTGGCAAGAGAAAAAATCGATGTTTTAGTTCTAGATGAGGCACATCATTTGAAAAAAAGTTGGGGGGAAACGTTGCTAAATTTAAAAGCAGCTGTTCCACGATTACTCACGGTTTCGCTAACAGCAACACCTCCGTATGATGCTACCATACAAGAATGGACTCAATATCAGCTTTTAAACGGACCTATTGATGAAGAAATAAGCATTCCATCACTGATTAAAGAAGACGTATTGGCTCCTCATCAAGATTATTTGTATCTTGTTTCAGCACCAATCGGAATTGTTGACCAATATGAAACATTTATACAAAAACAAGCAGAAGTAGTGGAGAACATTGCAGCAAGTACTGAGATCGCTGATTATTTATTACAGCAACCATTTATTCAATACCCGAAAGCGCAAGAAGAATTTATTTATCAAGCATTCGATATTTATTTAAGTTCGTTGTTGTTTTTACAATTACATGGCTATCAGTTAGAAGAGGAACATTGGTTACTATTAGGAGTTACCAAGTCCCAAGGAGAGAAAGGTCAATTTCCAACTTTTGAGAAACAACACATGATTGATTTATTAGTCTATTTATATGAAAGTGCACCTGAGTTGTGCATTTTTGACTATTTAGAGAAAGAAGGTTGGGTTTCTCAAAAACAGCTACAACTATTCCCAGACTTTTCTGAAAGCTTATTAAGTCAGGCCCCAATCGAAAAAAAAGAAGCTATTTGTCGTATATTACTTTGCGAATATGAAAAATTAGGTAGCGAACTCTCAGTATTGGTATTAACAAATTTTATTAAGAAAGATGTTCTTTTGGGAAAAAATGGTGAATTGGAGTACGGATTGGTCCCGATATTCGATAGTTTAGTACCTTTTTTTAAAGAAGAATTAGGTGTAGCTGCGGTTTGCGGTGAATTCTTGATCATTCCTAAGAAACTAGCGGCTGATTTTTTTGAGGTCTCCATCAAGAGTAGTATTCATCCTTACTTTGAGGAGTACTGTGTCGTTTACCCTCATGAGCAAAAGCGTTCCACAGCTTTAAGTATTCTGACACGTTTAATTAGTGAAAGAGTCATTCAATTGCTGATTGGAACAAGCAGCCTTCTTGGCGAAGGATGGGATTGTCCAGAAATAAATACAGTTGTTTTAGCTAATCAGTCTGTTTCATTCGTCCAAACTCAACAATTAAGAGGACGTGGTTTACGAATCGATGGCTCAAATAAAACAACAAATATCTGGCATTTAGCTGTTGTGATTCCAGAACTAGAGTACGCCAAACAAATTGATGTAGGTCGAATCATGAAACGTATGGGATATGTATGCGGTCTAACGTTTGAAACCCAACCCAGTATTGAAAGCGGAATCGAACGCTTTAACTTATTAGATCTATGCTCGGGAAAAGAGATTGCTGTATATAATCGAGAAATGCTCTTTTGGAGTGGAGAGCGTAAACAATTAGCGCACCTTTGGAAATATGCGCTAGAAAAAGGGAGCCGCTTGACTATGCCGTTAATTGTTAGGAAAGATCCGCAATTAGGCCACAGAGAAACAAAGCCTTTTGTCGTCATGCAAAGTGTAACGGAAAATATAGGTCAAAAATCGCGGTATCATTGGATAGGGATAACAGCTTTATCTGTTGTAGGTATTTTATCTCAAATAGTTAATCCTCTTATGGGGAGCCTTATTTTAGGTCTAGATGGAGTCGCGATTGTATGTGTCATCAACAAGGAAAAAATCTCAAAAACGTATCTAGCTTATAATAAGAAAAAAATATGGAAAAAAGAAATGATGAATATCCGCTATTTAGCCTTGAGTGTAATTGAAACATTCATAAATCTTGGTTTAACTGAAGCTGATGCATTAAGTCGATTGATCATAGAAGAAGCAGATCAAGAATGTCGGTGTTTCATCGATCAAGCGAAGTATCAAGAAGAACACTTATTTCATACAGTGATGAAGGAAGTCCTTTCTGAGGTAAAAAATCCACGTTATTTCCTCTATACCAAGACTTCTAAAATTATAGGAGTTCCCGAATTGTTTGCACGAAACAAAAAATCAGCCGAGTTGTTTCAAAAGGCTATCAATCAGAATTTTTCAATAAAAAGTGAATTAATTTATTCTAGAAATGTAGAAGGTAGAAAGAAGCTTGTACAAGCAAAAATGTCAAAAACAAACTTAGTTCAAGATTTTTCTAAAAATGAAAGTATCCAAAAAAGTATTTGGGTATAA
- a CDS encoding uracil-xanthine permease family protein produces MAEINMKKSKLTVGPNDSLSIGQSALLGIQHVLAMDVYVVPFIIASIIGLTTKESSALIQSTFIAAGIATIIQSYFCMKLPVAQGPSFIPIGAVAGIYFANSQGGNGWGTVLGASLIGAILVIILGMTGIFNRLIKAFVPPIVGGTIIFIIGLSLMPVALNDNVFNATGDLGQNISLALIAAASLVLFAMIGSRFSGKGRIFRISSVILALVIGSLAARFMGILDLSPVGNASFISIPQLPFVDFQFSFDLSSTVTMIIIYVVLMAETTGTWFAVSNVCEQPLTDENINRGVVGEGIGCLISSLLGTTPVTGYSTNAGIISITGVASKKVFVAAGAWFVIFGLSGKLSTLISSIPSPVIGGVFVIVCGIISISGIKVIKEVEISEKEMYVIAIPMILTLALTLIPKEFIQSLPQFLQYLFGSSVATASIAAILLNRLLPNEKADEQRAEQKQITVV; encoded by the coding sequence ATGGCTGAAATCAATATGAAAAAATCAAAATTAACTGTTGGACCCAATGATTCTCTATCAATCGGACAATCCGCTCTTTTGGGGATTCAGCATGTTTTAGCAATGGATGTTTATGTCGTACCATTCATTATTGCATCAATTATTGGATTGACCACCAAAGAGTCTTCCGCATTGATTCAATCAACTTTTATTGCAGCAGGTATTGCAACTATTATTCAGTCTTATTTTTGTATGAAATTACCTGTAGCTCAAGGACCATCATTCATCCCGATTGGTGCTGTTGCAGGCATTTATTTTGCTAATAGTCAAGGCGGAAATGGTTGGGGAACTGTTTTAGGTGCTAGTCTGATTGGCGCAATTTTAGTTATTATTTTAGGCATGACTGGTATTTTTAATCGTTTGATCAAAGCTTTTGTGCCGCCAATTGTTGGGGGAACCATCATTTTCATTATCGGATTATCGTTGATGCCAGTTGCACTTAACGATAATGTTTTTAATGCAACAGGGGATTTAGGACAAAATATTTCATTGGCATTGATTGCTGCAGCTTCACTCGTTTTGTTTGCGATGATTGGGTCCCGCTTTTCTGGTAAAGGTCGTATTTTTCGAATTTCATCCGTTATTTTAGCTTTAGTTATTGGAAGTTTAGCAGCAAGATTTATGGGTATTCTTGATTTGTCTCCAGTTGGTAATGCATCATTCATTAGCATTCCTCAATTACCGTTCGTTGATTTTCAGTTTTCATTTGATTTGTCCTCGACAGTAACGATGATCATAATTTATGTTGTCCTTATGGCTGAAACAACAGGAACATGGTTTGCTGTCAGCAATGTTTGTGAACAACCTCTAACTGATGAAAATATTAATAGAGGTGTTGTTGGCGAGGGCATCGGATGTCTTATTTCATCACTTTTAGGTACAACGCCAGTTACTGGTTATTCAACAAATGCAGGGATTATTTCAATTACAGGCGTTGCAAGTAAGAAAGTATTCGTGGCAGCAGGCGCTTGGTTTGTTATTTTTGGTTTATCAGGTAAGTTATCAACGTTGATTTCTTCGATTCCTTCACCTGTGATCGGCGGTGTTTTTGTTATCGTTTGCGGAATTATTTCAATTAGTGGGATTAAAGTGATAAAAGAAGTTGAGATTAGTGAAAAGGAAATGTACGTGATTGCAATTCCAATGATTTTAACGCTTGCTTTAACATTGATACCAAAAGAGTTTATTCAATCATTACCACAATTTTTACAATATCTATTTGGTTCATCAGTCGCAACTGCCTCGATTGCAGCGATACTTTTAAATCGTCTACTACCAAACGAAAAAGCTGACGAACAAAGGGCCGAACAGAAGCAAATTACGGTAGTTTAA